ccatttccaCTGCCAATGTCAAGGATGAGATCCCCTACCTTAGAAAACGTTGATAGAAGGTGCTCATAAACTTCCTTTGGCTGTTTGTCTGCTTCTTCACTCTCCACTGAAACCACATTTGATGTGTGTTTGGACACATGTCTGTCCACCATTTTTCTTGCCACTGCCCAATGCCCCACAACAAATGAGTTGACTACCTCAGTCATGAGAAGGTCTGAAATACAAATTAATGCCACTGTAACACAAACAAGACAGGCAATGACACGGCAAACGTTTcattcatttttcgaaactcacACGAGTAACACGAGTCTTAATCTACAACTGTGCATACCCAACCCAACTTGGGGTCTGGCCCCACACTACaccgaaaaaaattaaaattttcaatgTTACTGTTTGACACTAATTCTTTCACGACGAAGATTTAAGGTTGGAACAATTTAGGTTTGGAATTACCCAATCTTAATGTTCATTAACAAAATGAACTCAGTGTTCCATGGGACTCTctgtaactacatgtacagctgCATTGCCAGTCCCAGATCAAATCGAGCTCATTTTATTGTGGGTAAGGTTTCCCCTTGAGTGCATGAATATCGATCCTCTTCATGCACCTGGAAACTTATAAAAGATTGTTGAAACTATTATAAGCTTACTTTCACTGCGATGAAcctttaataattaattcaaaatCTATTTACCTTTTGTTCTTGTCTCTCTTTTCCTACCCAAGTTAATGATGAAACCTTGCTGTGTCTTGGCAGCTCCAGATGTTGTCATAGCTTCCACAACAAGGTTACATGTACTGACAGGGCATACTATAATGACATTGAATATGGTCATCAGCCCCTTAAAATTCACGCGAACAACCATATCAACTATGTCACTAACTTCTATGATCACATCCTAGTGGAAAGAAAGATAACTGTAATGAACGATGGGGCTAGGCATCCAGGAACAATAAAAAGGGACGCTCAGATgaagtacactgtacatgtatcctAGACTGGCCAAGGGTTGCCatgcaccttttttttttttaattaataccTGCAGGTGATCAGGATCTAATGAAAACTGAGGTTTCTAAGAGGTGCAGAATGATTAAAGGGTATACCAATTTGTGGTTCCCCTCTTATCTTGTCACTATTTATAGCAATGTACTACACTCATAGGTGCAGATAAGTTTGCTACTACCATCTCATGTACCAATGCCTGTAACATGGTCAGCATTAAGCATGTCACCCCCTCTCCTCCCTCCCAATATAAAATTACAAATATTAAGTTGATAC
The Montipora capricornis isolate CH-2021 chromosome 10, ASM3666992v2, whole genome shotgun sequence genome window above contains:
- the LOC138018960 gene encoding uncharacterized protein — encoded protein: MTTSGAAKTQQGFIINLGRKRETRTKDLLMTEVVNSFVVGHWAVARKMVDRHVSKHTSNVVSVESEEADKQPKEVYEHLLSTFSKVGDLILDIGSGNGNGLLAGLNMKRPSVYIDQWTDENAQWHLLENIEEQSQFNGDSP